The window GATGAGGCACTCCCCCTCCGTCGGTCGCAGCAGCCCGACGATCGCTCGGAGGGTGGTCGACTTACCCGCCCCGTTCGGGCCGAGCAGCCCGACGATCGACCCGCGCGGCACCCCGAATGAGAGCCCATCGACCGCCGCCCGATGGCCATACCTCTTGGTGAGCCCTCGGACCTCGATCGCCCGATCCTTCCTGTTCATCCTTCTCCTACCTTTCGTCCATGAGAGTCGACAACGGCTCGGTCACTCCCGCCGTCCAGAGCGCGTGCCACAGATCGGTCGTTCCCAGATGAGCACGCGCCTGCCCGGTGCCCGGCGGGGCTGGGTGGTCTGGGGATAACTCGACGACGCCGATACTCACCGCGGCGACGGAGACGTCGGGGGCGGACACCGGGACCAGCGCGTCCAACGGCACCGTCACCGGGGTCGGGGACCGGTGCACGACCGTCCCGGTGCCGATCACCGCGCTCCCGAGGATCCCGCTGGTCATCAGGTCGACGCGGGTGCCGTCGGGGATTCCGGAAGCGCGTCCTCCTCCGGCCTGCACGAGCGACATCCGGCCGTCATGCGTCCAGAAGCCGAGCGTGACCGTGCGTGGCACGGGGATCAGGGCACCGGCGATGACGACAGCGCCGGTCATCACGGCGAGCACGGTCGCGAATCGGACTCGGGACACTCCGGCCCGGAGCACGCGCACGAGCGCCCGAAGCACGATCGTCAGCCCGGTGATCGCCACGATGACCTCCAGAGCGAGCGTGAGGACGGAGAGCACCGGGCCGCCCGCGGTACCCGCCTTCGCCACCCGTGCAACAGCGAGGAACACCAACACGCACGGCGTGAACAGGCTCGCCAGACCGAACGGCACGCTCCACCACGGCGGCACTCGCTTCTCCGACCGCCCACCCCCGAAGAGGAGCCGGACAAGGCGGTCCGAGGCATCGCGGATCGTGCGTTCGCGCAGATTCGGCTCGTCGAGAGCACTCATGAGCGCGATGTATCCGTCGAAGCGCACGAAGGGGATGAGATTGATCAGGACGATGAGGACGCACGAGACACCCGCCAGCAGCACGGCCTGACGAAGCTCGGACGGCGGGAGCGCGAGAGCGGCGACCAGAGCGACTCCGGCGGCCACCACGTGCACGGCTGGTCCGGCGAGGGCGACCGACACGCGTTGCCCACGGTCGCGGAGACGCCAGCCGTCCGTCACATCGACGAAGAACGCGGGAGCGAGATAGAAGATCATGAAACCGGCCCGACGGGGCGTGCCGCCGAAGCCGGTGAGTGTGAGGCCGTGGGCCGTCTCGTGGAGCAGGGTGAGCAGCCCGAGCACGATGACGGTGCCGAGGAGGGCGGCCAGCGGCACCGGTGTCACGACGACCCGGACGACATCCGCCGCCTGAAGAAGGGCGGCAACAGCCCCGAGCCCGGCCATGACGACGGGGATCAGCATCACCCTCTTGGGAAGCGACGGGAGCAGACGGTGCAACCGTCGGAAGAGCTCGGGCGCACGCAGGGTCGCGACCTGCAGGGTGAGCGGGGCACGATACGACAGCCGCCCCGGCGGGATTCTTCCTGCGCCCTCCAGCAATCCGCTCGCTCGGAAGCGCTCGACGAGTCGAAGGAAGCTCTCCGAGGACTCGGACGGTGCGAAGCGGGTGCGGAGGACGTGGAGCGGTGTCTCGCCGTCCATCGCCTCCAGCAGATCGACGACGGAGCGCGAGACCCGTGACGTCGGTACGCCGTGCACGGACGCGACCCACACCGCGTCCTCCCCGACACGTTCGAAGGAGACGTCTGCGGAGCGCACGGGACGGTCCTCGGCACCCAGCGGGGCGGTCCCGCGAAAGCGCTGCCGGTGGGGCGGCTCAGGCGACGGCATCGTCAGCCGCGATCGTCGTGGAGGAAACCGCGGACGTCGTCACCATCACGATCTCCGCACCCTGCGGAGACCGTACGGGAGAAACGTTCGGTTCCTCGAACCCGGCGTCCGCGATCTCACGGCAGATCTCATCCAGGCCGAGAACCTGCAGGCGGCTCGTGAACACCGTCACCCTTCCCCCCGGTACCAGATCGTCCGCGCGCAGCCAGTTCACGAGTCGGGCGGAGCCGTCGTCCTCGATCTGCTGGCTGAACAGATACCTCTCCGCGCCATCCGGCCCCGGGACCCAGATCTTCTCGGTCCTCGTCACGCGCAGTTCCGCTTCCGCGATGGCCCCCGCCAGCGTGAATGCGAAGAGACCGCCCGGAGCGAGGTGCCGCCGAACGGCGGCGTACAGCGCAGCGCGGTCTTCCCCGTTCAACAGGGTGAGAGAGGTGGCACCGAGGATGACCAGGCGGAAGCGTCGCGCGAGCGTGAAGTCGCGCATGTCCGCCACGACGCACTCCACGGCGGATTCCCCCGGGAGGACGTGCCGCACGAGGGCCAGCATGTCGGCCGACAGGTCGAGCGCGATCACGCGCCGGCCCGAGCGCACCAGAGGGATCGTGAGCCGTCCGCTTCCCGCCGCGAGGTCGAGGATCGGACCCTCGGTCTTCCGCGCGAGCGCGAGCACCTCCCGGATCTCGGCACGATCGGAGCCGACGAGCCGTTCGTAGAAGGTACTGCCCGCAGCCGCGTACAGGTCCTCCGGCACGGCGTGCGCGCCGACCGCGCGGAGCCGTGCGGCCACCGCCTCCGTGATCAGATCTGCCATTCGTCTTCGCCTTCCCGGTGTGAGCGGGCGCGGGCCCCCGCCTGCGGCCCGCACCCTTCTGTCAGGTGGCGATCGCCACCGCCCCGCCGATGATGGCGATGATGTAGCTGGCGTGCTCCCACCACTCCATCGGTGTGTCGAGTTGCTCGAGCTCCACGAACTCGATCGATGTCTTCTGCACTGTGCACCTCCTTGGGCACTCGTCCGAGTGCGTCTCCTACGTCAGAGCGAGGATCCCGATGATCACTCCGACGGCGAAACCCCGCATGAAGTCATCGCCGTCGTTGAGCGCGTCCATGGCCTCGAGTTCTGTGAACTCGAGCGTCGGCGTCGCAGCGTGCATGCTCACCTCCCTTCGCTCTCTCCCGCCGTCAAGTCAGATCACGTGGCCATCGCCGCGCCCGCACCGATGAGGATCAGAGCACCGATGACGCCCTTGTAGAAGCTGTCCCAGCTCGGGGCCTCCATGGGATCCAGCTCTTCGAATCGGATGCACGTGTCACTGCGTGGTTCCATCTCGTTCACCTCCTTCCTTCGTCGATCGTCCGGCTTTCGCCGCTGCGTTTCGAAGGCTCCATCTGGCGTCGCCCAGCACAGCGCGGAGGTCTCCCGCGTCGAGCCCGTGGAGCATCGGCCGACGCCCGCCCCACGACTGCTCGGCGGCCTCGGCGATGCTGTGCAGGAGCGCTGCGGCCGGCCGGGGCGGACTCGGAATCCGCCACCGCTCGAGCAGCGCGTCGATGCCGTCCGCCGGGTCGAGGGGAAGGGCCACCGCGTGAGCGACACGCGCCCAGAAGTCCGCGAGACTCTCCCGGTCACCCCAGCGAGCGTCGCCCGCTCCGATTCGGCGCCAGACCGCGCCGATGACCGCCGCCGTCGCGACCATCTTGCGCACGCCCAGGTGAGAGGAAACCTCGTTCGCCAGATACCAGTGCCGCGCGCTGAAGGGATCGCCTCCACGCAGCGCCGCGCTGCGCTGCGTGGCTCCGCTCAGACGCGCGAGGCGCTGTCTCCCCGAGGGCGATCCGGCGTCGTGCGCCGCGGTCTCGAGCAGGGCCCTTCCGAGAGCGACGGCGTCGCTGTCGGCCCTCGGGCTTCGTTGGACGCTGGTCGCCGCACCCGCGATGCGCAAGAACGCCTCCAGCGCTCCCTCGCGCACCGCACCCGGGCTGAGGGTGGAGAAGTTCCACGGGTCGACCAGGGCGTGGCGGGGGCGGAGGGCGCGGCCGACGATCAGTCGAGAGCCCCGTTCGTTCGTGAGGATGCCGACGCCGTTCGTCTCCGACGAGGTCCCCAGCGTCGTCGGCACGGCCACGAGGTCGACGGGCGGGAGTGCGTCGGGCAGGACGGTGAGCGCGGACAGCCGCGCGTGCCCGATGGCGTAGTCGAGGAGATGACCCCGGGCCAGCGCGAGCGCGGCGATCTTGCCCGCGTCGAGGATGCTTCCACCTCCGACGGCCACCACCACCTCCGGCGGGCGGTCCATCATCTCGCGAGCGATCGCGACGACCGCTCTGACATCGGCGCGGCCGGTGTCGAGTGTCCGCGTGCGCACCGAGCGTCCGGTGGGAAGCGGGAGCACCGCGGCCGGATCTGCGATGACGAGCGCCTCACGCCCTGCCGTCAGCTGACGCGTCATCCGACGGGCGATCCCCGGTCCGTGCCAGAGAGTCGGAACGCGACCCGCGAATCCGCTGGTCATGAGAGCGCCCCACGTGCCTCGGCGAGGCCGGCGCGGACGGCGGTGTCGACCTCTCGCAGCTCCGGCGCGCCGAAACCGTACGCCGGGATCAGCTCGATCGCACTGGGCCCCGGATGCACGACGACACCGTGATCGGCGATCGCGGAGACGACCCGCAGGACGGCGGCTCCGGAAAGCTCCTGTCCGTGCTCGTCACGAAGGGCAAGCCCGACGAAACACCCGCGACCGGTGCTGTCGGCGATCAGCTGCTCCGTCTTCCACGACCGCACCAGGTTCTGCAGTTCGACCGCCAGCGCCTGTGTCGCCGACTCCACGTCGATACGACGCAGCTCATCGATCACGGCGAGGATCGCTGCCGCGCACATCGGGGTCCCCGCTTGCGTCTCCCCGTGCACGAACGTCCATCCGCCGTCTGTGAATGCGACGGCGATCTCCCGCCCCACCAGGAGTGCGGCGGCCCCCATCGCGCCGTTGGTCAACGCTTTCGACAGGATGAGCACGTCGGGTGCGGCGGGCCAGGTGTCGGTCGCGAACATCGTGCCCGTGCGGCCGAAACCCGTCGCGACCTCGTCGGCGACGACGAGGAAGCCGTACTCCTCGCGCAGGGCGAGAAGGCGATCGACGAACGCGTCGGAGAGCGCGTGCGCGCCGCTGCCCAGGATCGGTTCCACGACGACCGAGGCCACCCGCGAGCCCTCCCGTGCTATCAGGGTCGCCAGCTCCTCACCGTCGTCGTGCGCCGACACGTGCCGCACGGAGCGGCGGTCGACGGCGTACACGGACTGCAGGAGATCGTCACCGCTCAGGGCGTGACTGCCGTACATCGTGCCGTGATAGCTGCCGCGGAGGCCGACGCTGATCGTCCGGTCCCGGCGCCCCTTCTGCGCCCAGTACTGGCGGACGAGTTTCATGGCTGCGTCGTTCGCCGCCCCGCCGGAGGTGGAGAAGATCACGCGGCGGTAGCGGAGCGAGCCGGCGAGGTCGATGAGAGCGTCCGCAGCGTGTTCGGCGTAGCGATGCGGAGCCCGGAAGAGGGAGAGATACGAGGCGTCGCGGCTCGCCCGACTCACGGCTTCGGCCACGGCAGGGTTGCCGAAGCCCAGCGGGACGTTCCACAGCCCGCTCGTCGCACAGAGCCGCGTCGAGCCGTCCGCGAAGGCAATCCGATGACCCGCGGCTCCGACCGCGACCCGGTCCGGCGTGAAGGTCGTGTCCGCCGGCAGCATCGAGGTCCAGAGGGCGTGCGGCGCGCTCACCGCACGGCTCCTGTCGTCGAGGACGAGTCGACGGCTCGCCGCCCGCAGTGCACGCCGAGCGCATCGATCGCTTCGAGGCAGAGCGAGAGCGCCTGGGACTTCGGCACCTCGAGCTGTCGCGCCACGCGCGCGGCCGCACTCTCCGTATCGCTGGACGTCTGCGTGACCGCCACGACCCTGGCCGCGTCGGGGGACAGCAGCTGCCGGCGCCGCGTCGTGAGATCCGCGAGCAGAAACCCGTCCCCCGTCTCGAGGAGAAGCGGATCGGCGGTCCGGGGTTCGGCATCGCAGAGCCCGTCGTCGAAGGGCGTCCAGCCGAAGCCCGCGATCGCCGCGTCGGTGCTCGCGAGGGAGAGGGTTCTCATCAGCTCCAGTGCCGTGAGGTATCGCCCGACCCAGCCCCGCGTGCGGAGGTCGTCGAGCACCCTGTCTCGGGGCATGACTCCGCCCACCAGGGCGGCCCCCGGCAGCGCTGCAGCGAGAAGAGACGGCAGCTCGGTGACCGCACCGACCACCTCGCCCTGCATGCCCGCCGAGACCCGCCCGTCGCTGCGGACGCGGACGGCACTCGGACGCATCAGCGCTACGGGAGAAGCGAGCGCGACGCGGTCCGCGAGGAGCACGCGGGCATCGAGCAGGGCGGCGGGAAACACGCCGGTGCGTCGAGCGAGCTCCGCATCGTCGAGGAATGCCCGCCAGCTCGTCTCATCGGAGAATCCGACGGCGATCGGATCCACGATCTGTACGAAGGCCGCCGCGATGTAGTCCTGGCGCTCGACGCCGTGCGGGCCGAGGAACAGCTCATCGCCGACGTCGTCCCACCCACCCCCGTAGCGGATGACCTCGGCGTGGGTCTCGCACGGCTCGCTCCCATCCGGCAGGAAGACCGCGTCGCGGCCTTCGGCGGCCGCCAGGACCTGGTGGGCGGGGGCGTCCCGGTCCACGAAGAACACCCGCGAGTAATGATGGCGCTCACCGGTTATCCACTCGCGCAGAGCGCGCGCACCGATGATCTCATCGCCCGACATCAGGGCGTCCCTCTTTTTTGCGCTCGCATGATTCCCCCGGAGTGCGACCTCCCCAGTGTCGGTCGCGTCCTCACTTGAGGTTATAGAGCGGCCTCGTGAGGTGCAATATTACACATATGCCTCTTCGGATGACGTCCCCGGGCCCGGTCACGCGCACCACATCGCATCGGATAGGATGGACAGGTTGTTCCCTGGTGACGTGTCCGAGCGGCCGAAGGAGCACGCTTGGAAAGCGTGTGTTGTGCAAGCAACCGCGGGTTCGAATCCCGCCGTCACCGCCAGAAAGCCAGAAGGGTCTCCGCGCCAGCGGGGGCCCTTCTGGCTTTCTCCCGAGCATCGTGGGATTCGGGGAGGAGTGAGCGCAGCGAGCACCGGAGTCCCGCCGTCACCGCCAGAAACGAGAAGGCCCCCGCCGTTGCGGGGGCCTTCGTCGTCGGATGGGGAGCGCTCAGCGCGCCCCGGCCTCGTCATCGAAGCGCACGCCGTAGGTGATGCCGCCGGGGGTCTCCGCGAGACGGGTCATGCCGAGCCGGTCGTAGAACGCCGCCGCACCCGCGTTGGCCGGATCCATGCCCAGGTGCAGGGCGGGCACACCGCGGCGGCGGAGCTCGTCGAACAGCGTCTCCACCAGGCGCCGCCCCATCCCCTGCCCCTGCGTCTCGGGCAGCAGGTCGATGTGCAGGTGGGCCGGGTACGCGGCGGCGTGCGGCTCGGCGCCGGGCTCGCGCGTGTAGGCGTAGTCGATCAGGCGGCTCTCGCGTCCGTCCACGGTCTCGGGGCGCGGGTAGCGCTCGTGGAACGGAGGCCACCACACGTCGCGGAACCAGGCGTAGAACGCGTCGGTGTCGTCGGTCGCGACGAGGTAGCCGATCGCCCGGCCGTCGTCTCCCTCCACGACCCACGCGAGGTCGGGGTGGCGCTCCACGTACGGCACGGCGAACAGCGCGCCCCACAGGTCGTCGTCCGACAGGATGCCGGTGGCGTCACCGCCGGCATCGGCGGTCTTGAGACAGATCTCGTACATCGCGGCACGGTCGGTGGGCCGGTAGGGGCGGATACGCGCCACGGAGCACTCCTCGGGTCGGGTCAGGTCTGGCTCAGCCTATCGGCGCGGGCGGCACGGTCCGCCACGTCGGCGCGCACCCACGGCAGCAGCCAGGCGGCGAGCGCCAGCACCACACCCGCACCGACGAGAGCACCGCCGAGCGTGTCCGTCGCCCAGTGCACCGACAGGAACGTGCGCGACAGCGCCATCGCCAGCACCCAGACCGCTCCGGCGATCGCCGTCCAGACGCGGGGGAAGAGGACCCAGACGACCACCGCGATGGTCGCGGCGTTCGCGGTGTGCCCAGACGGGAAGGAGCCGTAGTCGCTCACCACGAGCATGTCGTCGGGACGAGCGCGCCCGAAGATGTTCTTCAGCAGCTGCACCGCTCCGGCACTCGCGAGGAAGCAGATCGCTGCGAACAGCGCCCCTCGCCAGCGCCGCAGCAGCAGGAGGATCAGGATCGCCAGGAGCGGGACCCCGAGGATGGCGACCCAGCCGCCACCGATCCAGTTCAGCACCAGGGCGAAGTCGAGCATCCAGTCGGCACGGATGCGCACGATCGTCTCGTTCCACCACCGGTCGAACCCGAAGGTCTGCGGGGAGGTGAGCACGACGACCGCGCCCAGTGCGGTGGCCAGGAGCAGGCAGGCGACGCCCCACCAGAGCAGCATCCGTCGATTCATCGTCCTATTCTGACCGATGCTCGTGCGACCTCAGGGCGTCAGCATGCCGACGGTGCGCGGGCGCACCACGAACCACAGGGCGAGGATGCCCACCGCGGCGCAGCCCACCATGACCGAGGCCATGGTGGTCGCGGTGATCCCCGCGTCCTGCGAGATCCAGCCCACCAGCGGGGAGATGAGCCCCGCGACACCGAAGTTCGTCGCGCCGATGATCGACGCGGCGGTGCCTGCGGCCTTGCCGTGACGGTCGAGCGCGAGCACCTGCACGTTCGGGAACGTGAAGCCGCAGGCGGTCATGAACACGAACAGCGGGATCACGGTCCCCCACAGGCCGAGGCCGAGCTGGTCGGTGATGACGATGGCGGAGGCGGCGAGCAGCAGCACCGCGGTGGAGTACGCCATGACCCACTGCGGCCCGAAGCGCGCGGCGAGGCGCGACGCGGTCTGCACGCCGATCACGACGCCGAGGGAGTTCACCGCGAACAGCAGCCCGTACTGCTGCGGGTCGAGCCCGTGCGTCACCTGGAACAGGAACGGCGACGCCGACAGGTACGAGAACAGGCCGGAGAACGTCATGCCGCCGATCACGAGCACCCCGAGGAACACCCGGTCGGTCAGCACGGACCGGTACCGCTCGCGCATCGTCGCGCCACCGGGGTCCTTGCGTCGCGCGACCGGGAGGGTCTCCCGGATGAACAGCACCGTCGACACGAGCATCACCACGCCGTAGGCCGCGAGCACGCCGAAGATCCCGCGCCAGGGCATGAGCGTCAGCAGCCACGAGCCGATCAGCGGAGCGATCACGGGTGCCACGCCGGACACGAGCGCGAGCCGCGAGAGCATCACCACCAGGCGTCGCCCGCCGAACAGGTCGCGCACCACGGCCATCGCGACCACACCGCCCGCCGCGGCGCCGATGCCCATCAGCACCCGGGCGGCACCGAGCAGCGGCAGGTCGGGGGCGAACGCGGCACCGAGGCTGGCCAGCACGTGCAGCGCGGTCACGGCGATGAGCGGAGTGCGGCGGCCGATCTTGTCGCTGAGCGGTCCGACGATGAGCTGACCGAGCGCGAAGCCGATCATGGTGCCGGTCAGGGTGAGCTGGATCGCGGCGGCCGTGGTCTGGAAGTCCTCCTCCAGCACGGGGAACGCGGGCAGGTAGAGGTCGATCGTGAACGGCCCGAGGGCCGTGAGGGCTCCGAGCAGGATGATCGTGAGCGTGCGACGTCCGAGCGGGATCGCGTCGCCCGGGTGCAGCATGATCGGCGCGGTGGCCGGGTTCGATCCGAGCGTGCGGATGGCACCGGTGGGCGACGAGGCGCGGATGCTGCCGGTCGCGGTGCGTTCGGGCGCGGGCCCGGGGGTGGTCGGAGTGCTGTTGGTGCGAGGGGCGTCGGACACGAGGTCCTTCCAGAATCGGCGGAGCGTGGTCGAATCGATTCGGCCAGGGGAACCCTTCATGCTACCGTCGCCGCCTCGTCCAGCGGGACGGCGAACGCACCCCCGGAGCGCTCCGGGGGTGCGTCGTCGATCCCGTACGGGGAGTGCTGAGGCCGGTCAGCCGAGGCGCGCGAGGCCCTCCTCGAGATCCGCGATCAGATCCGTGACGTCCTCGATGCCGACCGACAGCCGCACCACGTTCTCGGGCACCGCGAGCTCGGTCCCGCGCACCGAGGCGTGCGTCATCTCCGGCGGGTAGCCGATCAGCGACTCGACCCCGCCGAGCGACTCGGCCAGCTGGAACACGCTCGTGCTCTCCGCGAACGACCGCGCCGCCTCGGCACCGGCCGCGAGCCCGAGCGACAGCATGCCGCCGAAGCCGCTCATCTGCCGCGCCGCCACCGCGTGACCCGGGTGCGACGACAGGCCGGGGTAGTACACCTCGGCGAACTCCGGTCGCGCGGCCGCCCACTCCGCGATCGCCTGGGCGTTCTCGGAGTGCTGCCGCATGCGCACCGCGAGGGTCTTGATGCCGCGGGTGGTGAGCCAGGCGTCCAGCGGCGCCGAGACCGCACCCACCGCGAACTGCTGGAACTTGACCGGCTCCACGAAGCGGTCGTCGCCGAACACCACGGCCCCGCCGAGCACATCGGAGTGCCCGCCGAGGTACTTCGTGGTGGAGTGCACGACCAGGTCGGCGCCGAGCGCCAGCGGCTGCTGCAGCGCGGGCGACGCGAACGTGTTGTCCACCACCACGAGCACCCCGGCCGCGTGGGCGATCTCGACGATCAGCGCGATGTCGACCACCTTCAGCAGCGGGTTGCTCGGCGTCTCCAGCCAGACGATCCGCGTCTCGGGGCGGATCGCCGCCCGGAGAGCATCCGGGTCGGACAGCTCGGCGGTCGTGGTGACGATGCCCCACGGCGCCAGCACCTTCGTCAGCAGACGGTAGGTCCCGCCGTAGACGTCGTTGCCGAGCAGCACGTGGTCGCCCGGCTTCAGGATGCCGCGCAGCAGCGCATCCTCCGCGGCGAGCCCCGACGCGAACGACAGCGCGCTCACGCCGCCCTCCAGAGCCGCGAGCTGCGTCTCCAGCGACGACCGCGTCGGGTTGCCCGCGCGGTTGTACTCGTAGCCGTCGCGGAAGCCGCCGATGCCGTCCTGCACGTGGGTCGAGGACTGATAGATCGGCGGGATGATCGCCCCGGTGGTCGGGTCGGGCGCTTGGCCCGCGTGGATGGCTCGGGTGGCGAAGGCGTGCTCGGACATGTCCTCAGCCTACGACCGGGCTTCGCGCGCCGACGGCCCCTGTTACGCCCCGCGTCAGCGCGACAGGTACGCCAGCAGGTCCTGCCGGGTGAGCACCGTGTGCGGCTTGCCGTCTTCCGTCACCAGCAGCGCGTCGGCCTCGGCGAGGGCCGCCCTGGCCTGCGCCACCGGCGCGTGGATGCCGACCAGCGGCAGCCGCTCCCCCACGTGCGCACCGACCGCATCGCTGGGCTCGGCGTCGCCGCGGAACAGCAGGTCGAGCAGGCCCTTCTCGTCGACGGTGCCCACGACCTCGCCCATCATCACGGGCGGCTCGGCGCTCAGCACGACGAGCTGCGACACGTCGTACTCCGTCATCATGCGGATCGCCTCCAGCACGGTGTCGGTGGGATGCGCGTGGACGAGGTCGGGCAGCCCGTGTCCCGTCCGCGACGGGCGGGCGGCCAGCACGTCCGCGACGGTCTCGCCCTCCTCCACCTCGCTGAAGCCGTACGAGCGCATCCAGCCGTCGTTGAAGATCTTTCCGAGGTAGCCGCGCCCCCCGTCGGGCAGCAGCACGACCATCACCGCCTCCGCGGGCAGGTCGCGGGCCACCCGCAGGGCGCCGACCACGGCCATGCCGCTCGACCCGCCGACGAGGATGCCCTCCTCGCGCGCCAGCCGTCGCGTCATTGCGAAGGCCTCGGCGTCGCTCACGGCCACGATCTCGTGCGGCACGGAGGGGTCGTAGGCGCCGGGCCAGATGTCCTCCCCCACGCCTTCGACCAGGTACGGCCGCCCGGTGCCTCCGCTGTAGACGCTGCCCTCTGGATCGACGCCGACGATGCGCACGCGGCCGTCCGACACCTCGCGCAGGTAGCGGCCCGCGCCCGTGATGGTGCCGCCCGTGCCCACTCCGGCGACGAAGTGCGTGACCGCGCCCTCGGTGTCGCGCCAGATCTCCGGCCCGGTCGTCTCGTAGTGGCTGCGCGGACCGTTCGGGTTCTCGTACTGGTTCGGCTTGAACGCCCCCGGGATCTCCCGCGCCAGCCGGTCGCTGACGCTGTAGTACGACTCGGGGCTGTCGGCGGCGACCGAGGTGGGCGTGACCACGACCTCGGCCCCGTACGCGCGGAGCACGTCGATCTTGTCCTCGCCGACCTTGTCCGGCACGACGAACACGCACCGGTAGCCGCGCTGCTGGGCGACCAGGGCGAGGCCCACCCCGGTGTTGCCGCTGGTGGGCTCGACGATCGTGCCGCCGGGGGCGAGGTCGCCGTTGGCCTCGGCCGCGTCGATGATCCGGGTCGCGATGCGGTCCTTCGCCGACCCGCCGGGGTTGAGGTACTCGAGCTTGACGAGCACCGTGCACGCGATGCCCTCCGTGACGCGCTGGAGCTTCACGAGGGGCGTGTCGCCGACCAGGTCGACGATCGATTCTGCGTAGGCCATGAGCCCAGAATACGGCGGCACCACGGCGCCCACGCGGGTGTGACGACGCCGACGAGCTGCCCGTCGTGGCGGGTATACCGGGTGATCGCCGCTGCGATGCTAGCCTGCCCGCGCGGCGGGGAGACCATCGGAAGCGGCGGGGACCCCGTGAAGGAGCACCACCATGTCCATCCGACCATCGAGCCCCTGGATCCGCGCCGCCGCCGCCCTGGCCCTCGGCTGCCTCCTGCCGCTCGCCGCGGCCACCGGCGAACAGGCTCTCGCCGCGAGCGGGTCCCCCGCGCGACCGGCCACCCGCGACGCCGGCACCTCCTCCGACCGTCATCGCCACGAGCCGCTCATCATCGCCCATCGCGCGGGCACGGCCGACTACCCCGAGAACACCCTGGAGGGCATCCGCGGCTCGCTCGACGACGGCGC of the Microbacterium sufflavum genome contains:
- the mpaB gene encoding daptide biosynthesis RiPP recognition protein, with protein sequence MSGDEIIGARALREWITGERHHYSRVFFVDRDAPAHQVLAAAEGRDAVFLPDGSEPCETHAEVIRYGGGWDDVGDELFLGPHGVERQDYIAAAFVQIVDPIAVGFSDETSWRAFLDDAELARRTGVFPAALLDARVLLADRVALASPVALMRPSAVRVRSDGRVSAGMQGEVVGAVTELPSLLAAALPGAALVGGVMPRDRVLDDLRTRGWVGRYLTALELMRTLSLASTDAAIAGFGWTPFDDGLCDAEPRTADPLLLETGDGFLLADLTTRRRQLLSPDAARVVAVTQTSSDTESAAARVARQLEVPKSQALSLCLEAIDALGVHCGRRAVDSSSTTGAVR
- the mpaD gene encoding daptide-type RiPP biosynthesis aminotransferase → MSAPHALWTSMLPADTTFTPDRVAVGAAGHRIAFADGSTRLCATSGLWNVPLGFGNPAVAEAVSRASRDASYLSLFRAPHRYAEHAADALIDLAGSLRYRRVIFSTSGGAANDAAMKLVRQYWAQKGRRDRTISVGLRGSYHGTMYGSHALSGDDLLQSVYAVDRRSVRHVSAHDDGEELATLIAREGSRVASVVVEPILGSGAHALSDAFVDRLLALREEYGFLVVADEVATGFGRTGTMFATDTWPAAPDVLILSKALTNGAMGAAALLVGREIAVAFTDGGWTFVHGETQAGTPMCAAAILAVIDELRRIDVESATQALAVELQNLVRSWKTEQLIADSTGRGCFVGLALRDEHGQELSGAAVLRVVSAIADHGVVVHPGPSAIELIPAYGFGAPELREVDTAVRAGLAEARGALS
- the mpaA3 gene encoding MpaA3 family daptide-type RiPP, whose product is MQKTSIEFVELEQLDTPMEWWEHASYIIAIIGGAVAIAT
- a CDS encoding GNAT family N-acetyltransferase, whose protein sequence is MARIRPYRPTDRAAMYEICLKTADAGGDATGILSDDDLWGALFAVPYVERHPDLAWVVEGDDGRAIGYLVATDDTDAFYAWFRDVWWPPFHERYPRPETVDGRESRLIDYAYTREPGAEPHAAAYPAHLHIDLLPETQGQGMGRRLVETLFDELRRRGVPALHLGMDPANAGAAAFYDRLGMTRLAETPGGITYGVRFDDEAGAR
- the mpaM gene encoding daptide-type RiPP biosynthesis methyltransferase — protein: MADLITEAVAARLRAVGAHAVPEDLYAAAGSTFYERLVGSDRAEIREVLALARKTEGPILDLAAGSGRLTIPLVRSGRRVIALDLSADMLALVRHVLPGESAVECVVADMRDFTLARRFRLVILGATSLTLLNGEDRAALYAAVRRHLAPGGLFAFTLAGAIAEAELRVTRTEKIWVPGPDGAERYLFSQQIEDDGSARLVNWLRADDLVPGGRVTVFTSRLQVLGLDEICREIADAGFEEPNVSPVRSPQGAEIVMVTTSAVSSTTIAADDAVA
- the mpaP gene encoding daptide biosynthesis intramembrane metalloprotease, with amino-acid sequence MRSADVSFERVGEDAVWVASVHGVPTSRVSRSVVDLLEAMDGETPLHVLRTRFAPSESSESFLRLVERFRASGLLEGAGRIPPGRLSYRAPLTLQVATLRAPELFRRLHRLLPSLPKRVMLIPVVMAGLGAVAALLQAADVVRVVVTPVPLAALLGTVIVLGLLTLLHETAHGLTLTGFGGTPRRAGFMIFYLAPAFFVDVTDGWRLRDRGQRVSVALAGPAVHVVAAGVALVAALALPPSELRQAVLLAGVSCVLIVLINLIPFVRFDGYIALMSALDEPNLRERTIRDASDRLVRLLFGGGRSEKRVPPWWSVPFGLASLFTPCVLVFLAVARVAKAGTAGGPVLSVLTLALEVIVAITGLTIVLRALVRVLRAGVSRVRFATVLAVMTGAVVIAGALIPVPRTVTLGFWTHDGRMSLVQAGGGRASGIPDGTRVDLMTSGILGSAVIGTGTVVHRSPTPVTVPLDALVPVSAPDVSVAAVSIGVVELSPDHPAPPGTGQARAHLGTTDLWHALWTAGVTEPLSTLMDER
- the mpaA2 gene encoding MpaA2 family daptide-type RiPP, translated to MHAATPTLEFTELEAMDALNDGDDFMRGFAVGVIIGILALT
- the mpaC gene encoding daptide-type RiPP biosynthesis dehydogenase — protein: MTRQLTAGREALVIADPAAVLPLPTGRSVRTRTLDTGRADVRAVVAIAREMMDRPPEVVVAVGGGSILDAGKIAALALARGHLLDYAIGHARLSALTVLPDALPPVDLVAVPTTLGTSSETNGVGILTNERGSRLIVGRALRPRHALVDPWNFSTLSPGAVREGALEAFLRIAGAATSVQRSPRADSDAVALGRALLETAAHDAGSPSGRQRLARLSGATQRSAALRGGDPFSARHWYLANEVSSHLGVRKMVATAAVIGAVWRRIGAGDARWGDRESLADFWARVAHAVALPLDPADGIDALLERWRIPSPPRPAAALLHSIAEAAEQSWGGRRPMLHGLDAGDLRAVLGDARWSLRNAAAKAGRSTKEGGERDGTTQ
- the mpaA1 gene encoding MpaA1 family daptide-type RiPP — translated: MEPRSDTCIRFEELDPMEAPSWDSFYKGVIGALILIGAGAAMAT